A single region of the Bos mutus isolate GX-2022 chromosome 17, NWIPB_WYAK_1.1, whole genome shotgun sequence genome encodes:
- the LIMK2 gene encoding LIM domain kinase 2 isoform X3 produces MTGPAMVAGEFKYHPECFACMSCKVIIEDGDAYALVQHATLYCGKCHNEVVLAPMFERLSTESVQDQLPYSVTHISMPATTEGRRGFSVSVESACSNYATTVQVREVNRMHISPNNRNAIHPGDRILEINGAPVRTLRVEEVEDAISQTTQTLQLLIEHDPVSQRLDQLQLDARLSPCAQNDRHAHTLSPLDTKENLEGTLRRRSLRRSNSISKSPGPSSPKEPLLLSRDISRSESLRCSSSCSQQIFRPCDLIHGEVLGKGFFGQAIKVTHKATGKVMVMKELIRCDEETQKTFLTEVKVMRSLDHPNVLKFIGVLYKDKKLNLLTEYIEGGTLKDFLRNVDPFPWQQKVRFAKGIASGMAYLHSMCIIHRDLNSHNCLIKLDKTVVVADFGLSRLIVEERKKPPVEKATTKKRTLRKSDRKKRYTVVGNPYWMAPEMLNGKSYDETVDVFSFGIVLCEIIGQVYADPDCLPRTLDFGLNVKLFWEKFVPEECPPAFFPLAAICCRLEPESRPAFSKLEDFFEALSLYLGELGIPLPTELEDLDHTVSMEYGLIRNPPP; encoded by the exons ATGACGGGGCCCGCCATG GTGGCCGGGGAGTTCAAGTACCACCCAGAGTGCTTCGCCTGTATGAGCTGCAAGGTGATCATCGAGGATGGGGACGCATACGCCCTGGTGCAGCACGCCACCCTCTACTG TGGGAAGTGCCACAACGAGGTGGTACTGGCACCCATGTTTGAGAGGCTGTCCACGGAATCCGTCCAGGACCAGCTGCCCTACTCCGTCACACACATCTCCATGCCAGCCACCACCGAAGGCAGGCGGGGCTTCTCCGTGTCCGTGGAGAGTGCCTGCTCAAACTACGCCACCACCGTGCAAGTGAGAGA GGTCAACCGGATGCACATCAGTCCTAACAACCGAAACGCCATCCACCCTGGGGACCGCATCCTGGAGATCAATGGGGCCCCCGTGCGCACGCTCCGCGTGGAGGAG GTGGAGGACGCCATTAGCCAGACGACCCAGACACTGCAGCTCCTGATTGAACACGACCCCGTCTCCCAGCGCCTGGACCAGCTGCAGCTGGATGCACGGCTCTCTCCCTGCGCGCAGAATGACAGACACGCGCACACCCTCAGCCCCCTGGACACCAAGGAGAACCTGGAGGGGACACTGAGGAGACGCTCCCTGAG aCGCAGTAACAGCATCTCCAAGTCCCCCGGCCCCAGCTCCCCCAAGGAGCCGCTCCTGCTCAGCCGTGACATCAGCCGCTCAGAGTCCCTGCGCTGCTCCAGTAGCTGCTCACAGCAGATCTTCCGGCCCTGTGACCTGATCCACGGCGAGGTCCTGGGGAAGGGCTTCTTCGGGCAGGCCATCAAG GTGACGCACAAAGCCACGGGCAAAGTGATGGTCATGAAGGAGCTGATCCGGTGTGatgaggagacacagaagacttttCTAACTGAG GTGAAGGTGATGCGCAGCCTGGACCACCCCAACGTGCTCAAGTTCATCGGCGTACTGTACAAGGACAAGAAGCTGAACCTGCTGACGGAGTACATCGAGGGGGGCACGCTGAAGGACTTCCTGCGCAACGTG GACCCGTTCCCCTGGCAGCAGAAGGTCAGGTTTGCCAAAGGCATCGCCTCTGGAATG GCCTATTTGCATTCCATGTGTATCATCCACCGGGATCTGAACTCGCACAACTGCCTCATCAAGCTG GACAAGACCGTGGTGGTGGCTGACTTCGGGCTGTCACGGCTCATAGTCGAGGAGAGAAAGAAGCCCCCCGTGGAAAAGGCCACCACCAAGAAGCGCACCTTGCGCAAGAGCGACCGCAAGAAGCGCTACACAGTGGTGGGGAACCCCTACTGGATGGCCCCGGAGATGCTGAACG GAAAGAGCTACGACGAGACGGTGGATGTCTTCTCTTTTGGGATTGTCCTCTGTGAG ATAATCGGGCAGGTGTATGCAGATCCTGACTGCCTGCCCCGAACACTGGACTTCGGCCTCAACGTGAAGCTCTTCTGGGAGAAGTTTGTCCCCGAAGAGTGCCCCCCAGCCTTCTTCCCCCTGGCAGCCATCTGCTGCAGACTGGAGCCTGAGAGCAG ACCGGCATTCTCCAAACTGGAGGACTTCTTTGAGGCACTGTCCCTGTACCTGGGGGAGCTGGGCATCCCACTGCCCACAGAGCTGGAGGACCTGGACCACACCGTGAGCATGGAGTACGGCCTGATCCGGAACCCGCCTCCCTAG
- the LIMK2 gene encoding LIM domain kinase 2 isoform X2 gives MGSYLSVQAYFTSRDPFRCSECQDPLTNWYYEKDGKLYCQKDYWGKFGEFCHGCSLVMTGPAMVAGEFKYHPECFACMSCKVIIEDGDAYALVQHATLYCGKCHNEVVLAPMFERLSTESVQDQLPYSVTHISMPATTEGRRGFSVSVESACSNYATTVQVREVNRMHISPNNRNAIHPGDRILEINGAPVRTLRVEEVEDAISQTTQTLQLLIEHDPVSQRLDQLQLDARLSPCAQNDRHAHTLSPLDTKENLEGTLRRRSLRRSNSISKSPGPSSPKEPLLLSRDISRSESLRCSSSCSQQIFRPCDLIHGEVLGKGFFGQAIKVTHKATGKVMVMKELIRCDEETQKTFLTEVKVMRSLDHPNVLKFIGVLYKDKKLNLLTEYIEGGTLKDFLRNVDPFPWQQKVRFAKGIASGMAYLHSMCIIHRDLNSHNCLIKLDKTVVVADFGLSRLIVEERKKPPVEKATTKKRTLRKSDRKKRYTVVGNPYWMAPEMLNGKSYDETVDVFSFGIVLCEIIGQVYADPDCLPRTLDFGLNVKLFWEKFVPEECPPAFFPLAAICCRLEPESRPAFSKLEDFFEALSLYLGELGIPLPTELEDLDHTVSMEYGLIRNPPP, from the exons GTGTTCTGAATGCCAGGATCCCCTCACCAACTGGTACTATGAGAAGGATGGGAAGCTGTACTGCCAGAAGGACTACTGGGGGAAGTTTGGGGAGTTCTGCCACGGGTGCTCTCTGGTGATGACGGGGCCCGCCATG GTGGCCGGGGAGTTCAAGTACCACCCAGAGTGCTTCGCCTGTATGAGCTGCAAGGTGATCATCGAGGATGGGGACGCATACGCCCTGGTGCAGCACGCCACCCTCTACTG TGGGAAGTGCCACAACGAGGTGGTACTGGCACCCATGTTTGAGAGGCTGTCCACGGAATCCGTCCAGGACCAGCTGCCCTACTCCGTCACACACATCTCCATGCCAGCCACCACCGAAGGCAGGCGGGGCTTCTCCGTGTCCGTGGAGAGTGCCTGCTCAAACTACGCCACCACCGTGCAAGTGAGAGA GGTCAACCGGATGCACATCAGTCCTAACAACCGAAACGCCATCCACCCTGGGGACCGCATCCTGGAGATCAATGGGGCCCCCGTGCGCACGCTCCGCGTGGAGGAG GTGGAGGACGCCATTAGCCAGACGACCCAGACACTGCAGCTCCTGATTGAACACGACCCCGTCTCCCAGCGCCTGGACCAGCTGCAGCTGGATGCACGGCTCTCTCCCTGCGCGCAGAATGACAGACACGCGCACACCCTCAGCCCCCTGGACACCAAGGAGAACCTGGAGGGGACACTGAGGAGACGCTCCCTGAG aCGCAGTAACAGCATCTCCAAGTCCCCCGGCCCCAGCTCCCCCAAGGAGCCGCTCCTGCTCAGCCGTGACATCAGCCGCTCAGAGTCCCTGCGCTGCTCCAGTAGCTGCTCACAGCAGATCTTCCGGCCCTGTGACCTGATCCACGGCGAGGTCCTGGGGAAGGGCTTCTTCGGGCAGGCCATCAAG GTGACGCACAAAGCCACGGGCAAAGTGATGGTCATGAAGGAGCTGATCCGGTGTGatgaggagacacagaagacttttCTAACTGAG GTGAAGGTGATGCGCAGCCTGGACCACCCCAACGTGCTCAAGTTCATCGGCGTACTGTACAAGGACAAGAAGCTGAACCTGCTGACGGAGTACATCGAGGGGGGCACGCTGAAGGACTTCCTGCGCAACGTG GACCCGTTCCCCTGGCAGCAGAAGGTCAGGTTTGCCAAAGGCATCGCCTCTGGAATG GCCTATTTGCATTCCATGTGTATCATCCACCGGGATCTGAACTCGCACAACTGCCTCATCAAGCTG GACAAGACCGTGGTGGTGGCTGACTTCGGGCTGTCACGGCTCATAGTCGAGGAGAGAAAGAAGCCCCCCGTGGAAAAGGCCACCACCAAGAAGCGCACCTTGCGCAAGAGCGACCGCAAGAAGCGCTACACAGTGGTGGGGAACCCCTACTGGATGGCCCCGGAGATGCTGAACG GAAAGAGCTACGACGAGACGGTGGATGTCTTCTCTTTTGGGATTGTCCTCTGTGAG ATAATCGGGCAGGTGTATGCAGATCCTGACTGCCTGCCCCGAACACTGGACTTCGGCCTCAACGTGAAGCTCTTCTGGGAGAAGTTTGTCCCCGAAGAGTGCCCCCCAGCCTTCTTCCCCCTGGCAGCCATCTGCTGCAGACTGGAGCCTGAGAGCAG ACCGGCATTCTCCAAACTGGAGGACTTCTTTGAGGCACTGTCCCTGTACCTGGGGGAGCTGGGCATCCCACTGCCCACAGAGCTGGAGGACCTGGACCACACCGTGAGCATGGAGTACGGCCTGATCCGGAACCCGCCTCCCTAG
- the LIMK2 gene encoding LIM domain kinase 2 isoform X1: MAAQAGDDAWRCQGCGDYVAPNQRLYRTVSEAWPTSCFRCSECQDPLTNWYYEKDGKLYCQKDYWGKFGEFCHGCSLVMTGPAMVAGEFKYHPECFACMSCKVIIEDGDAYALVQHATLYCGKCHNEVVLAPMFERLSTESVQDQLPYSVTHISMPATTEGRRGFSVSVESACSNYATTVQVREVNRMHISPNNRNAIHPGDRILEINGAPVRTLRVEEVEDAISQTTQTLQLLIEHDPVSQRLDQLQLDARLSPCAQNDRHAHTLSPLDTKENLEGTLRRRSLRRSNSISKSPGPSSPKEPLLLSRDISRSESLRCSSSCSQQIFRPCDLIHGEVLGKGFFGQAIKVTHKATGKVMVMKELIRCDEETQKTFLTEVKVMRSLDHPNVLKFIGVLYKDKKLNLLTEYIEGGTLKDFLRNVDPFPWQQKVRFAKGIASGMAYLHSMCIIHRDLNSHNCLIKLDKTVVVADFGLSRLIVEERKKPPVEKATTKKRTLRKSDRKKRYTVVGNPYWMAPEMLNGKSYDETVDVFSFGIVLCEIIGQVYADPDCLPRTLDFGLNVKLFWEKFVPEECPPAFFPLAAICCRLEPESRPAFSKLEDFFEALSLYLGELGIPLPTELEDLDHTVSMEYGLIRNPPP; encoded by the exons GTGTTCTGAATGCCAGGATCCCCTCACCAACTGGTACTATGAGAAGGATGGGAAGCTGTACTGCCAGAAGGACTACTGGGGGAAGTTTGGGGAGTTCTGCCACGGGTGCTCTCTGGTGATGACGGGGCCCGCCATG GTGGCCGGGGAGTTCAAGTACCACCCAGAGTGCTTCGCCTGTATGAGCTGCAAGGTGATCATCGAGGATGGGGACGCATACGCCCTGGTGCAGCACGCCACCCTCTACTG TGGGAAGTGCCACAACGAGGTGGTACTGGCACCCATGTTTGAGAGGCTGTCCACGGAATCCGTCCAGGACCAGCTGCCCTACTCCGTCACACACATCTCCATGCCAGCCACCACCGAAGGCAGGCGGGGCTTCTCCGTGTCCGTGGAGAGTGCCTGCTCAAACTACGCCACCACCGTGCAAGTGAGAGA GGTCAACCGGATGCACATCAGTCCTAACAACCGAAACGCCATCCACCCTGGGGACCGCATCCTGGAGATCAATGGGGCCCCCGTGCGCACGCTCCGCGTGGAGGAG GTGGAGGACGCCATTAGCCAGACGACCCAGACACTGCAGCTCCTGATTGAACACGACCCCGTCTCCCAGCGCCTGGACCAGCTGCAGCTGGATGCACGGCTCTCTCCCTGCGCGCAGAATGACAGACACGCGCACACCCTCAGCCCCCTGGACACCAAGGAGAACCTGGAGGGGACACTGAGGAGACGCTCCCTGAG aCGCAGTAACAGCATCTCCAAGTCCCCCGGCCCCAGCTCCCCCAAGGAGCCGCTCCTGCTCAGCCGTGACATCAGCCGCTCAGAGTCCCTGCGCTGCTCCAGTAGCTGCTCACAGCAGATCTTCCGGCCCTGTGACCTGATCCACGGCGAGGTCCTGGGGAAGGGCTTCTTCGGGCAGGCCATCAAG GTGACGCACAAAGCCACGGGCAAAGTGATGGTCATGAAGGAGCTGATCCGGTGTGatgaggagacacagaagacttttCTAACTGAG GTGAAGGTGATGCGCAGCCTGGACCACCCCAACGTGCTCAAGTTCATCGGCGTACTGTACAAGGACAAGAAGCTGAACCTGCTGACGGAGTACATCGAGGGGGGCACGCTGAAGGACTTCCTGCGCAACGTG GACCCGTTCCCCTGGCAGCAGAAGGTCAGGTTTGCCAAAGGCATCGCCTCTGGAATG GCCTATTTGCATTCCATGTGTATCATCCACCGGGATCTGAACTCGCACAACTGCCTCATCAAGCTG GACAAGACCGTGGTGGTGGCTGACTTCGGGCTGTCACGGCTCATAGTCGAGGAGAGAAAGAAGCCCCCCGTGGAAAAGGCCACCACCAAGAAGCGCACCTTGCGCAAGAGCGACCGCAAGAAGCGCTACACAGTGGTGGGGAACCCCTACTGGATGGCCCCGGAGATGCTGAACG GAAAGAGCTACGACGAGACGGTGGATGTCTTCTCTTTTGGGATTGTCCTCTGTGAG ATAATCGGGCAGGTGTATGCAGATCCTGACTGCCTGCCCCGAACACTGGACTTCGGCCTCAACGTGAAGCTCTTCTGGGAGAAGTTTGTCCCCGAAGAGTGCCCCCCAGCCTTCTTCCCCCTGGCAGCCATCTGCTGCAGACTGGAGCCTGAGAGCAG ACCGGCATTCTCCAAACTGGAGGACTTCTTTGAGGCACTGTCCCTGTACCTGGGGGAGCTGGGCATCCCACTGCCCACAGAGCTGGAGGACCTGGACCACACCGTGAGCATGGAGTACGGCCTGATCCGGAACCCGCCTCCCTAG
- the PIK3IP1 gene encoding phosphoinositide-3-kinase-interacting protein 1 encodes MLLAWVRTILVSNMLLAEAYGSGGCFWDNGHLYRADQPSPAPGHSCLNWLDAQSGLAFAPESGAGNHSYCRNPDQDPRGPWCYVSGEAGAPEKRPCQDLRCPDTTSQGLPTSATQTEEAAEVPGGDEVFAPANALPARSEAAAVQPVIGISQRVRVNSKEKKDLGTLGYVLGITMMVIIVVIGAGIVLGYTYKRGKDLKAQHEQKVCERELQRITLPLSAFTNPTCEIVDEKTVVVHASQTPVDLQEGSAPLMGQAGTPGA; translated from the exons GCTGCTTCTGGGATAACGGCCACCTGTACCGGGCAGATCAGCCCTCCCCCGCGCCGGGCCACAGCTGCCTTAACTGGCTGGACGCGCAGAGCGGCCTGGCATTTGCCCCAGAGTCGG GCGCCGGCAACCACAGCTACTGCCGGAACCCGGACCAGGACCCACGCGGGCCCTGGTGCTACGTCAGCGGCGAGGCTGGAGCTCCCGAGAAGCGACCTTGCCAGGACCTGCGCTGCCCAG ATACCACTTCCCAGGGCCTGCCAACCTCTGCAACACAAACTGAGGAGGCCGCTGAAGTGCCAGGGGGAGATGAGGTGTTTGCTCCTGCCAACGCCCTGCCTGCCCGGAGCGAGGCTGCAGCTGTGCAGCCAGTGATTGGGATCAGCCAACGAGTGCGGGTGAACTCCAAGGAGAAGAAGGACCTGGGAACACTGG GCTACGTGCTGGGCATCACCATGATGGTGATCATCGTCGTCATTGGAGCTGGAATTGTCCTTGGCTACACCTACAAGAG GGGCAAGGACCTGAAAGCCCAGCACGAGCAGAAAGTGTGCGAGCGGGAGCTGCAGCGGATCACCCTGCCCTTGTCTGCCTTCACCAACCCCACCTGCGAGATCGTGGATGAGAAGACCGTTGTGGTCCACGCCAGCCAGACTCCAGTCGACCTTCAGGAGGGCAGTGCCCCCCTCATGGGCCAGGCGGGCACTCCAGGAGCCTGA